Proteins co-encoded in one Arachis stenosperma cultivar V10309 chromosome 7, arast.V10309.gnm1.PFL2, whole genome shotgun sequence genomic window:
- the LOC130939318 gene encoding uncharacterized protein LOC130939318: MTSLHRTEPSLAVPDLPSGLSSPRRASPRYPCTRSVIKQIIVIKAYRTLRDRGSYPAAQVMRDFQGKFAFIPFDSGSKIAFIATDADGCVPFFWGVDADGNLVLADEKEVVTKSCGTSSAQFFKGFFFTTSGGLSNFEHPINELKSIPRVDSSGQVCGATFKVDEAKKESTGMSRVGSAANWSNNI; the protein is encoded by the exons ATGACGTCGCTGCACCGCACCGAACCAAGCCTCGCCGTGCCTGACCTCCCGTCTGGCCTCTCGTCCCCGCGCCGCGCCTCTCCTCGATATCCCTGTACTCGATCTGTCATAAAACAG ATCATTGTCATAAAGGCATACAGGACTCTCAGAGATCGTGGTTCCTATCCTGCTGCTCAGGTCATGAGAGATTTCCAAGGCAAATTTGCGTTTATTCCGTTTGACAGTGGTTCTAAAATTGCGTTTATTGCTACA GATGCTGATGGGTGTGTTCCCTTCTTTTGGGGAGTTGATGCTGATGGAAATCTTGTTCTTGCAGATGAGAAAGAGGTTGTAACTAAGAGCTGTGGGACATCTTCTGCACAATTTTTTAAAG GATTCTTCTTTACAACATCTGGAGGTTTGAGCAATTTTGAGCATCCAATTAATGAGCTGAAATCTATCCCAAGAGTTGATAGTTCTGGTCAGGTGTGTGGCGCAACTTTCAAAGTGGATGAGGCTAAGAAGGAATCAACTGGCATGTCAAGGGTTGGAAGTGCTGCTAACTGGTCGAATAATATCTAA
- the LOC130939319 gene encoding receptor-like protein 33: MMMRCYTFLLLLLLLLDTPSSTCSLVLPLCNHHDNSNLLQFKNSFSIDLSSYNDWACSSYSKTASWKNGTDCCEWDGVTCNTTSGHVIGLDLSCGMLEGEFYPNSTLFHLTHLQQLNLAFNDFSESLIYPGIGNLVSLTHLNLSHSSFSSHIPSTISHLSKLLSLDLSDNELRLDESTWSRLIGNTTNLNELLLDAVDMSSVRETSLSLLMNLSSSLLFLHLPFAQLHGKFPTRILGLTNLEELSLNDNVEMKGELPKSNWSSPLRILELSYTAFSGEIPDSISHLKSLNQLRLRNCQFDGLIPVSLWNLTQLTELDLSGNRLHGEIPSLLSNLKHLTFLALSRNAFSGHIPDVFDNFTKLHTLDLSSNSLGDQLPSSLFDLTQLSYLSLSSNQLIGPIPSKNATLPKLETLDLDNNSINGTIPDWCYSLSSLRDLDLSMNQLTGPISKFSTYSLENLVLSNNKFQGDFPNSIFEFQKNLARLDVSSNYLSGLLDFSYFSKLENLNSLDLSNNKFLSVDSNSRVDYVLPQLEYLTFSSCSVTVFPSFLPRVQNLRWLDLSNNKIHGKIPNWFSDNLLHTWMSMDFIDLSFNQLQGDLPILPYGISYFSVSNNKFTGGISSTICNASSLNMLILSHNNLTGKIPQCLGSFPWLQVLDFQINNFYRSIPENFSKSNAFETIKLSGNHLEGPVPQSLANCTKLQVLDLSDNNIEDVFPSRLEALQELQVLSLRNNKFYGTITCLSKKHPFPKLRIFDVSNNKFSGPLPMQCFQEFQGMMTLNDSTPEYMITSGNDFDLYNDSVVIIMKGEVIEMSRILTIFTTIDLSNNMFEGEIPHVIGELSSLKGLNLSHNKISGNIPQTLGNLTSLEWLDLSWNQLKGEIPMSLTNLNFLSVLNLSENQLEGVIPTGKQFNTFQNDSYRGNPMLCGFPLSKSCGNDEEQPPSVFAEAKESLFGWKSVAVGYACGVVFGMFLGRLFIKTAKPLWLARLICGYT, encoded by the coding sequence ATGATGATGAGATGTTATACTTTTTtgttgctgcttcttcttcttcttgatacTCCATCTTCCACTTGTTCATTGGTGTTGCCACTATGCAACCACCATGACAACTCAAACCTGCTCCAATTCAAGAACTCATTTTCCATCGACCTTTCATCGTACAATGATTGGGCGTGCTCCTCTTATTCCAAGACAGCATCATGGAAAAACGGTACTGATTGTTGCGAGTGGGATGGTGTCACGTGCAACACCACATCGGGCCACGTGATTGGGCTTGACCTCAGTTGCGGCATGCTTGAAGGCGAGTTTTATCCCAACAGCACACTGTTCCATCTGACGCATCTTCAACAACTCAACCTTGCTTTCAATGACTTCTCCGAGTCTCTAATATATCCTGGAATTGGTAATCTTGTGAGTCTCACCCATCTCAATCTATCACACTCATCATTTAGCAGTCATATTCCGTCCACAATCTCACACTTGTCTAAATTACTCTCACTTGATCTCTCGGATAATGAACTGAGACTTGATGAATCCACATGGAGCAGACTCATTGGTAACACCACTAACTTGAATGAGCTACTTCTAGATGCGGTAGACATGTCTTCTGTCAGAGAAACTTCATTGTCTTTGTTGATGAATTTGTCATCCTCTTTGTTGTTCCTGCATCTTCCTTTCGCTCAATTGCATGGAAAATTTCCAACTCGTATACTTGGTTTAACTAATCTTGAAGAACTAAGTTTGAATGACAATGTAGAGATGAAAGGTGAACTTCCAAAGTCTAACTGGAGCAGTCCTCTAAGGATCTTGGAACTCTCTTACACAGCTTTCTCAGGAGAAATACCTGATTCCATTTCCCATTTGAAGTCTCTTAACCAACTAAGGCTACGGAATTGCCAATTTGATGGATTAATTCCTGTGTCTTTGTGGAACCTCACTCAATTAACAGAATTGGACCTTTCAGGAAATAGACTTCATGGTGAGATTCCATCTTTGCTTTCAAACCTCAAACATCTCACCTTCTTAGCTCTTAGTCGTAATGCGTTCAGTGGTCACATCCCAGATGTGTTCGACAACTTCACTAAATTACATACCTTGGATCTTTCTTCTAACAGTCTAGGAGACCAACTGCCATCATCGTTATTTGATCTAACTCAACTTTCTTACTTAAGTCTATCTTCTAATCAATTAATCGGCCCAATTCCAAGCAAAAATGCCACACTTCCAAAATTAGAAACACTAGATTTGGATAATAACTCTATAAATGGGACAATTCCAGACTGGTGCTATTCTTTGTCTTCATTGAGAGATCTAGATCTTAGCATGAACCAGCTCACAGGGCCAATTAGCAAATTCTCCACTTATTCATTGGAAAATTTAGTTCTCTCTAATAACAAATTTCAAGGTGATTTTCCAAATTCGAtctttgaatttcaaaaaaACCTCGCTCGTTTGGATGTGTCATCTAATTACTTGAGTGGTCTTTTGgacttttcttatttttcaaagttggaaaatttaaattctcttgatCTTTCTAACAATAAATTTCTCTCTGTTGATAGTAATAGTAGGGTGGACTATGTCTTACCGCAACTTGAATATTTAACTTTCTCCTCTTGTAGTGTTACTGTTTTTCCTTCATTCCTACCTAGAGTACAAAATCTAAGATGGTTAGACCTTTCTAACAATAAAATCCATGGAAAGATTCCCAATTGGTTTAGTGATAATCTCTTGCACACATGGATGAGCATGGACTTTATTGACCTTAGTTTCAACCAGCTGCAAGGAGATCTTCCAATTCTACCATATGGCATCAGTTACTTTTCAGTTTCAAACAACAAGTTCACAGGAGGCATTTCTTCAACAATATGCAATGCAAGCTCCCTCAATATGCTAATCCTGTCTCACAACAATTTGACTGGCAAGATTCCACAATGTTTGGGATCCTTTCCTTGGCTTCAGGTTTTGGATTTTCAAATCAACAACTTTTATCGAAGCATACCTGAAAACTTCTCCAAGAGTAATGCTTTTGAGACTATTAAGTTGAGTGGCAACCATTTAGAAGGACCAGTACCACAGTCTTTGGCAAATTGcacaaaactgcaagttctaGACCTGAGTGACAATAACATAGAAGATGTATTTCCCAGTAGGCTAGAAGCTCTTCAGGAACTACAGGTACTCAGTTTACGAAACAACAAATTTTATGGTACCATCACTTGTTTGAGTAAGAAGCACCCATTTCCAAAGTTGAGAATTTTTGATGTGTCTAATAACAAGTTTAGTGGCCCTTTGCCAATGCAATGCTTTCAAGAGTTTCAAGGAATGATGACTCTGAATGATAGTACCCCAGAGTATATGATTACTAGTGGTAACGACTTCGACTTATATAATGACTCTGTTGTGATCATTATGAAAGGTGAAGTGATAGAAATGTCAAGGATATTAACTATTTTCACAACCATAGACTTGTCAAATAACATGTTTGAAGGAGAAATTCCACATGTCATTGGAGAATTAAGTTCTCTCAAAGGGCTTAATCTTTCTCACAATAAAATCAGTGGTAACATTCCACAAACTTTGGGTAATTTGACAAGTTTAGAATGGTTAGACCTCTCATGGAACCAACTGAAAGGTGAAATACCTATGTCTTTGACAAATTTGAATTTTCTGTCTGTCTTGAACCTTTCCGAAAACCAGTTGGAGGGAGTGATACCAACAGGAAAACAGTTCAATACATTCCAAAATGATTCCTACAGAGGAAATCCAATGCTATGTGGATTCCCTTTGTCAAAGTCATGCGGCAATGATGAAGAACAACCACCTTCAGTATTTGCTGAGGCAAAAGAATCATTATTTGGGTGGAAGTCAGTAGCAGTGGGATATGCATGTGGAGTGGTGTTTGGGATGTTCCTTGGAAGGTTGTTTATAAAGACAGCGAAACCCTTGTGGCTTGCCAGACTGATTTGTGGCTATACTTAA